One Candidatus Eisenbacteria bacterium DNA segment encodes these proteins:
- the pal gene encoding peptidoglycan-associated lipoprotein Pal has translation MTFRSRHLTAWLACAVILFVTGCAKKTAPVPAEPPPVSTPTETPPVPPTTTETPPTTTPSPGVRDADLSPALFDYDSAMLREDARTALDGAARLLREHPEVRIVIEGHCDERGTVEYNQALGQQRAEVARDYLQQQGIAATRLTVLSYGKERPFDGGHDESAWQQNRRAHLRVAS, from the coding sequence ATGACGTTTCGCTCCCGACACCTGACCGCGTGGCTCGCCTGCGCCGTGATCCTGTTCGTAACCGGTTGCGCCAAGAAGACGGCCCCTGTTCCGGCCGAGCCGCCGCCGGTTTCCACACCCACCGAGACGCCGCCCGTGCCTCCGACCACCACCGAGACGCCACCGACCACGACGCCGTCGCCCGGCGTGCGGGATGCCGATCTGAGTCCTGCCTTGTTCGACTACGACTCGGCGATGCTGCGCGAAGACGCTCGCACCGCGCTCGACGGCGCGGCCCGATTGCTGCGCGAACATCCCGAGGTGCGCATCGTGATCGAGGGCCACTGTGACGAACGCGGCACCGTGGAGTACAACCAGGCGCTCGGTCAGCAGCGCGCCGAAGTCGCGCGCGACTACCTGCAGCAGCAGGGCATCGCGGCGACGCGCCTGACGGTGCTGTCGTATGGCAAAGAGCGGCCGTTCGATGGCGGACACGACGAGTCGGCATGGCAGCAGAACCGCCGCGCCCACCTTCGAGTCGCGTCGTGA